A region of Curvibacter sp. AEP1-3 DNA encodes the following proteins:
- a CDS encoding histidine phosphatase family protein yields MPVTRIIAVRHGETAWNVDTRIQGQLDIGLNERGLWQAERVGKALAEEAIDRIYTSDLQRAHSTAKAIARHAAHASAREVQLHTGLRERGFGTFEGETWADIAEKWPEESRRWKQRDPHFAPPGGETPTQLLARVHATVDDIASRHPGEHIVLVAHGGVMDMLYRLATRQELHAPRTWHLGNAAINRLLWTPDGLSLVGWGDARHLEDDALDETTA; encoded by the coding sequence ATGCCCGTAACCCGCATCATCGCCGTGCGGCACGGCGAAACCGCCTGGAATGTGGACACCCGCATCCAAGGGCAACTCGACATTGGCTTGAACGAGCGCGGTCTCTGGCAAGCCGAGCGCGTGGGCAAAGCATTGGCTGAAGAAGCCATAGACAGGATCTACACCAGCGACCTGCAACGCGCCCACAGCACCGCGAAGGCCATTGCCCGACACGCTGCCCACGCGAGCGCACGCGAAGTGCAACTGCACACCGGCTTGCGCGAGCGCGGCTTCGGCACCTTTGAGGGTGAAACTTGGGCCGACATTGCAGAAAAGTGGCCCGAAGAGTCCCGCCGCTGGAAACAGCGCGACCCTCACTTCGCCCCGCCCGGCGGTGAAACCCCGACCCAACTGCTGGCACGTGTACATGCCACGGTGGACGACATTGCCTCCCGCCATCCCGGCGAACACATCGTGCTGGTAGCCCACGGCGGCGTGATGGACATGCTTTACCGCCTGGCCACCCGGCAGGAGCTGCATGCCCCGCGCACCTGGCACTTGGGCAACGCGGCGATCAACCGGCTACTGTGGACACCGGATGGTCTGAGCCTGGTCGGCTGGGGCGATGCACGCCATCTGGAAGACGACGCATTGGACGAAACCACCGCCTGA
- a CDS encoding lysoplasmalogenase family protein, with protein MSKIIVFATPVFFLLIALEFAWSRRANARVPGNRAYRLNDAINSISLGILSQVAGVLTKVLTVGIYAAVFKAVALYPDLAFWSTWYGVVLALVFYDFCYYWLHRAGHVVALFWAAHVVHHQSQHYNLSTALRQTSSGAFFGWVFYLPMAIAGVPPLIFGIVALIDLLYQFWVHTEQVGKLGWFDRVFCSPSNHRVHHAVNDPYIDKNYGGILMVWDRMFGTFREEDAPCVYGTRGALNSWDPVWANAEVYWGLAKDSWATRRWIDKLRVWFMPPGWQPADLAAAHPKPAFRLEQVQTFNPPLTTAQQWFAGLQFLGLLGAVAAFLWVADSLSFTNAALYAAGLFASVWAVGRFMQHGLGMLEVLAVEAAAWASLSAVDLLPGHLLAKPLVMTIAIIFVAARAYSMSANGQKQSKSTALLLASLVFSLAGDVFLMLPGDYFIPGLAAFLVAHAFYIALFRQDAPWFANRRALQVVVAFGAAVYALLWSHLPDAGLQIAVAAYIMVICLMTSQALGRASTLGDGAAGRVALGACIFMASDSLIAVNKFLAPVPLASFWILLTYFAAQLLIVHFARPAGTEAADSPA; from the coding sequence ATGAGCAAAATAATTGTTTTCGCCACCCCGGTTTTCTTTCTCCTCATCGCCCTGGAGTTCGCTTGGAGCCGACGTGCCAATGCCCGCGTCCCCGGCAACCGGGCCTACCGGCTCAATGACGCCATCAACAGCATCAGCCTCGGCATTCTGAGCCAGGTAGCGGGCGTGCTGACCAAAGTGCTGACCGTGGGCATCTATGCCGCGGTGTTCAAGGCCGTGGCCTTGTACCCCGACCTAGCTTTCTGGAGCACCTGGTACGGCGTAGTGCTGGCCTTGGTGTTTTACGATTTCTGCTACTACTGGCTGCACCGCGCCGGCCACGTGGTGGCCTTGTTCTGGGCGGCCCATGTGGTGCACCACCAGAGCCAACACTACAACCTCTCGACAGCGCTGCGCCAGACCAGTAGCGGGGCATTTTTTGGCTGGGTGTTTTACCTGCCCATGGCCATCGCCGGTGTGCCACCGCTGATTTTCGGCATCGTGGCATTGATCGACCTGCTCTACCAGTTCTGGGTGCACACCGAGCAGGTAGGCAAGCTGGGCTGGTTTGACCGCGTGTTTTGCTCACCCAGCAACCACCGGGTGCACCATGCGGTGAACGACCCGTATATCGACAAAAACTACGGCGGCATCCTGATGGTGTGGGACCGCATGTTCGGTACCTTCCGCGAAGAGGATGCGCCGTGCGTCTACGGCACCCGCGGCGCGCTCAACAGCTGGGACCCGGTCTGGGCCAATGCCGAGGTGTACTGGGGCCTGGCCAAAGACAGCTGGGCCACCCGCCGCTGGATTGACAAGCTGCGCGTCTGGTTCATGCCGCCGGGCTGGCAACCGGCCGACTTGGCCGCCGCCCACCCCAAACCCGCATTCCGCCTTGAACAGGTGCAGACCTTCAACCCGCCCTTGACCACCGCCCAACAGTGGTTCGCAGGCCTCCAGTTTTTGGGGCTGCTGGGTGCGGTGGCGGCATTTTTGTGGGTTGCGGACAGCTTGAGCTTTACCAATGCGGCACTGTATGCGGCAGGGCTGTTTGCTTCGGTATGGGCAGTGGGCCGCTTCATGCAACATGGCCTGGGCATGCTGGAGGTATTGGCGGTAGAGGCTGCTGCATGGGCCAGCCTGAGTGCGGTAGACCTGCTGCCCGGCCACCTGCTAGCCAAGCCGCTAGTCATGACGATTGCTATTATTTTCGTAGCTGCTCGCGCATATTCCATGAGCGCCAACGGCCAAAAACAATCAAAATCTACCGCACTGCTACTGGCTTCATTGGTGTTTTCGTTGGCGGGTGACGTGTTCTTGATGCTGCCGGGCGACTACTTCATCCCCGGGCTGGCGGCGTTCCTGGTGGCGCACGCGTTCTACATCGCCCTGTTCCGGCAGGATGCCCCTTGGTTTGCCAACCGCCGCGCTTTGCAAGTGGTGGTGGCTTTCGGTGCTGCGGTTTATGCCTTGCTTTGGAGCCATTTGCCCGATGCGGGCCTGCAAATAGCTGTGGCGGCCTACATCATGGTGATTTGTCTGATGACGTCCCAAGCCTTGGGCCGGGCCAGCACATTGGGCGATGGGGCTGCGGGGCGCGTGGCTTTGGGCGCATGCATCTTTATGGCGAGCGACTCGCTGATTGCAGTCAACAAGTTCCTCGCGCCGGTACCTCTGGCTTCTTTCTGGATTTTGCTGACCTACTTTGCGGCGCAGTTGCTGATCGTGCACTTCGCACGACCTGCCGGCACGGAAGCCGCAGACTCGCCCGCTTAG
- the ruvB gene encoding Holliday junction branch migration DNA helicase RuvB, giving the protein MSIQTDDFAVPPPPAPRVVSAAPVSNSEEAIERALRPKLLDEYVGQAKVREQLEIFIGAAKKRDEALDHVLLFGPPGLGKTTLSHIIAHELGVNLRQTSGPVLEKPKDLAALLTNLEKNDVLFIDEIHRLSAVVEEILYPALEDYKIDIMIGEGPAARSIKLDLQPFTLVGATTRAGMLTNPLRDRFGIVARLEFYANEELARIVKRSAGLLGVPMDEDGGFEIARRSRGTPRIANRLLRRVRDFAEVKGDGKITLDIANRALAMLDVDPQGFDLMDRKLLEAVIHRFDGGPVGLDNIAASIGEERETIEDVIEPYLIQQGYLQRTPRGRIATLAAYRHLGVTAPAGPAVDLLGD; this is encoded by the coding sequence GTGAGCATTCAGACCGACGATTTTGCTGTTCCCCCGCCGCCCGCACCCCGCGTGGTGTCGGCCGCGCCCGTGTCCAACAGCGAAGAGGCCATCGAACGCGCCCTGCGCCCCAAGCTGCTCGACGAATATGTGGGCCAGGCCAAGGTGCGCGAGCAGCTGGAGATCTTTATCGGTGCCGCCAAAAAGCGGGACGAGGCGCTGGACCATGTGCTGCTGTTCGGCCCGCCCGGTTTGGGTAAGACGACGCTCTCCCACATCATTGCCCACGAGCTCGGCGTGAACCTGCGCCAGACCTCCGGCCCGGTGCTCGAAAAGCCGAAAGATTTGGCCGCGCTGCTGACCAACCTCGAGAAGAACGACGTTCTCTTCATCGACGAAATCCACCGCCTCTCTGCTGTGGTCGAAGAAATCTTGTACCCCGCGCTGGAGGACTACAAGATCGACATCATGATCGGCGAGGGCCCCGCCGCCCGCTCCATCAAGCTCGATTTGCAGCCCTTCACGCTGGTGGGCGCTACCACCCGTGCCGGCATGCTGACCAACCCGCTGCGCGACCGCTTCGGCATCGTGGCGCGGCTGGAGTTTTATGCGAATGAAGAGCTGGCCCGCATCGTCAAGCGCAGTGCGGGCCTCTTGGGTGTGCCTATGGACGAGGATGGCGGTTTCGAGATCGCCCGCCGTTCGCGCGGCACACCGCGGATTGCCAACCGCCTGCTGCGCCGCGTGCGCGACTTTGCCGAGGTCAAAGGCGACGGCAAGATCACTCTGGACATTGCCAACCGCGCGCTCGCCATGCTGGATGTGGACCCGCAAGGCTTTGACCTGATGGACCGCAAGTTGTTGGAGGCCGTGATTCACCGCTTTGACGGTGGCCCCGTGGGTCTCGACAACATTGCCGCCAGCATCGGCGAAGAGCGCGAAACCATTGAAGACGTGATCGAGCCCTACCTGATCCAGCAGGGGTACTTGCAGCGTACTCCGCGTGGCCGCATTGCGACGCTGGCCGCTTACCGCCACCTGGGGGTGACCGCACCAGCGGGCCCGGCGGTGGATTTGCTGGGCGACTAA
- a CDS encoding carbonic anhydrase, with product MPIRPPSAAQRLRPKALIALLLAALCCAPAWANDADPAHKTAEKAPTKAAKKEVLGEISATSASNPKEVGDQLREALGTEVAGKKKLLINVSKVPGGSSAPAAGAGSSGSSMSSRQYIQARAAALAGHGGTAQIAAAGAPAADAHGGDVHWAYEGENGPQAWGKLKPDFNLCAIGKRQSPINIEDSSTLQGPAEPVQFNYTPSNGTVVNNGHTIQVDVQGDNSITVRGSRYRLLQFHFHTPSEESVNYKRFAMVAHLVHKNDEGQLAVVAVLLDPGAAPNPLIDKVWTYMPLDAGDRVRMPRELLNMNELLPSDQRYYQFMGSLTTPPCSEGVLWMVLKQPMPISRNQLRLFTQLYPLNARPVQPLNGRPVRDAQ from the coding sequence ATGCCCATCCGCCCACCCTCTGCCGCGCAGCGCCTGCGCCCCAAGGCTCTGATCGCCTTGCTTCTGGCCGCCCTGTGTTGCGCACCCGCTTGGGCCAATGATGCGGATCCTGCCCACAAAACGGCCGAGAAAGCGCCCACGAAGGCCGCAAAAAAAGAGGTGCTGGGCGAAATCTCCGCCACCAGTGCATCCAATCCCAAAGAGGTGGGCGACCAGCTGCGCGAAGCGTTGGGCACCGAAGTAGCTGGCAAAAAGAAGCTGCTGATCAATGTATCCAAGGTACCTGGTGGCTCATCTGCTCCCGCGGCCGGCGCAGGCAGCTCAGGCTCCAGCATGAGCAGCCGGCAATACATCCAGGCGCGTGCCGCGGCATTGGCAGGTCACGGCGGTACGGCACAAATTGCAGCAGCAGGTGCGCCCGCTGCAGATGCACATGGTGGCGATGTCCACTGGGCCTATGAGGGCGAGAACGGCCCACAGGCCTGGGGTAAGCTCAAACCCGACTTCAACCTATGCGCCATCGGCAAACGCCAGTCGCCCATCAACATCGAAGACAGCAGCACCCTGCAGGGCCCCGCGGAACCGGTGCAATTCAACTACACACCCAGCAATGGCACCGTGGTGAACAACGGCCACACCATCCAGGTGGATGTGCAGGGCGACAACAGCATCACCGTGCGTGGCTCGCGCTACCGGTTGTTGCAGTTCCACTTCCACACACCGTCGGAAGAGTCTGTAAATTACAAGCGCTTTGCCATGGTGGCGCACCTGGTGCACAAAAATGATGAAGGTCAACTGGCCGTGGTGGCCGTGCTGCTGGATCCGGGCGCCGCACCCAACCCGCTGATCGACAAAGTGTGGACGTACATGCCCCTGGACGCGGGCGACCGCGTGCGCATGCCGCGCGAGCTGCTGAACATGAACGAATTGCTGCCCTCCGACCAGCGCTACTACCAGTTCATGGGGTCCTTGACCACACCCCCCTGCTCGGAAGGCGTGCTGTGGATGGTGCTCAAGCAGCCTATGCCGATCAGCCGCAACCAGTTGCGCTTGTTCACCCAGCTCTACCCGCTGAATGCGCGCCCGGTGCAGCCACTGAACGGCCGCCCGGTGCGTGACGCGCAGTAA
- a CDS encoding DUF1161 domain-containing protein has product MKKSVCFSVLALGLLSANAWAAKDCEVLKTELGAKIESHGAKNFTLDVVDRDADSGKKRVVGTCEAGKKKIVYTRN; this is encoded by the coding sequence ATGAAGAAATCCGTGTGCTTTAGCGTGTTGGCCTTGGGCCTGTTGTCCGCCAACGCATGGGCGGCCAAAGACTGCGAAGTGTTGAAGACTGAACTTGGCGCCAAGATCGAGTCCCATGGGGCCAAGAACTTCACCTTGGACGTGGTGGACCGCGATGCCGACAGTGGCAAAAAGCGCGTGGTCGGCACCTGTGAGGCTGGCAAAAAGAAAATCGTCTACACCCGCAACTGA
- the ruvA gene encoding Holliday junction branch migration protein RuvA — MIGKLTGIVSDKNPPQVIIDCGGVGYEVQVPMSTFYNLPADGHKVTLLTHFVVREDAQILYGFATSTEREAFRELIKISGVGPRTALSVLSGMDVGDLAQAVTLQEAGRLIKVPGIGKKTAERLLLELKGKLGADFGAPLGAVGDAQSDILQALLALGYSDKEAAAALKALPKDVGVSDGIKLALKSLAK, encoded by the coding sequence ATGATCGGCAAACTCACAGGTATCGTCAGCGACAAAAATCCACCGCAAGTCATCATCGACTGCGGCGGCGTGGGCTACGAGGTGCAGGTGCCCATGAGCACCTTCTACAACCTGCCCGCCGACGGCCACAAGGTCACGCTGCTCACCCACTTTGTGGTTCGCGAAGACGCGCAAATCCTCTACGGTTTTGCCACCAGCACCGAGCGCGAAGCCTTCCGGGAACTGATCAAGATCTCTGGTGTGGGGCCGCGTACCGCCTTGTCCGTGCTGTCGGGCATGGACGTGGGCGACTTGGCACAGGCCGTGACCTTGCAGGAGGCCGGTCGCCTGATCAAGGTGCCGGGCATCGGCAAGAAAACAGCCGAGCGCTTGCTGCTGGAACTCAAGGGCAAGTTGGGTGCAGACTTTGGGGCGCCTTTAGGCGCCGTGGGCGATGCGCAGTCCGACATCCTGCAGGCGTTGCTGGCCCTGGGCTACAGCGACAAGGAAGCGGCAGCCGCACTCAAGGCCCTGCCCAAGGATGTGGGTGTCAGCGACGGTATCAAGCTGGCGTTGAAGTCTTTGGCCAAATAA
- a CDS encoding PhoH family protein, which produces MILKHIFTPLNNTRLSHLCGPTDEHLRTIERELEVKIAHRHEQFKVEGAKAKAQRAMEMLQALYEIAGRPIAASTVQLMLSGDGELGAEGPSLSTRRADLKPRSQNQALYLDNIAEFDITFGIGPAGTGKTYLAVAAAVDALQRSSVQRIVLTRPAVEAGERLGFLPGDLNQKVDPYLRPLYDALYDLMGYDQVHKAFERQQLEIAPLAFMRGRTLNNAFVILDEAQNTTPEQMKMFLTRVGFGSKTVITGDLTQIDLPKAQMSGLVEAERVLRRTPGIAITRLTSSDIVRHPLVARIVDAYEAARLEDLPQIAIPEPEPELPRVGLPKTRSASRTVRRS; this is translated from the coding sequence TTGATTCTCAAACACATCTTCACCCCGCTGAACAACACGCGTCTCTCGCACCTGTGCGGGCCGACCGACGAACACCTGCGCACCATAGAGCGCGAGCTGGAGGTCAAAATTGCCCACCGGCACGAGCAGTTCAAGGTGGAAGGTGCCAAGGCCAAAGCCCAGCGCGCCATGGAGATGCTGCAGGCCTTGTACGAGATTGCCGGCCGGCCGATTGCAGCCTCTACGGTGCAGCTCATGCTCAGCGGCGATGGCGAACTGGGCGCCGAAGGCCCCAGCCTCTCCACCCGCCGTGCAGACCTCAAACCCCGCAGCCAGAACCAGGCGCTGTACCTGGACAACATTGCCGAGTTCGACATCACGTTTGGCATCGGCCCTGCCGGTACCGGTAAAACCTATCTCGCCGTGGCTGCAGCGGTGGACGCGCTGCAGCGCAGTTCGGTGCAGCGCATTGTGCTGACCCGTCCCGCGGTGGAAGCTGGCGAGCGACTGGGCTTTCTGCCAGGCGACCTGAACCAGAAGGTGGACCCCTATCTGCGCCCTCTGTACGACGCGCTCTACGACCTGATGGGATACGACCAGGTGCACAAAGCGTTTGAGCGCCAGCAGCTGGAAATTGCCCCTCTGGCCTTCATGCGCGGGCGTACGCTGAACAATGCGTTTGTGATCCTGGACGAGGCACAAAACACCACGCCCGAACAGATGAAGATGTTTTTGACTCGAGTGGGCTTCGGCAGCAAAACCGTCATTACCGGCGATCTGACCCAGATCGATTTGCCCAAGGCGCAGATGAGCGGCTTGGTGGAAGCCGAGCGCGTGTTGCGCCGCACGCCGGGCATTGCCATCACACGCCTGACCAGCTCCGACATCGTGCGCCACCCGTTGGTCGCCCGCATCGTGGATGCCTACGAGGCCGCACGGCTGGAAGACCTGCCACAGATCGCTATCCCCGAGCCAGAGCCCGAACTCCCCCGCGTGGGCCTGCCCAAGACCCGAAGTGCATCACGAACCGTGCGCCGTAGCTAA
- the ybeY gene encoding rRNA maturation RNase YbeY encodes MLPELSLSLQFGKIQDVDKHRDALKRHKVIRWIRNTLEVDGEITVRIVDAEEGQTLNREYRQKDYATNVLTFDYTQEPVTADLVLCAPVIAKEAKEQKKTLEAHYAHMIVHGTLHAQGWDHELDEDAEVMELRESEIMARLGFKNPY; translated from the coding sequence ATGCTTCCAGAACTCAGCCTCTCCCTGCAATTCGGCAAGATCCAAGACGTAGACAAACACCGTGACGCGCTCAAGCGCCACAAAGTCATCCGCTGGATCCGCAACACCTTGGAGGTGGACGGCGAAATCACCGTGCGCATCGTGGACGCCGAAGAAGGCCAAACGCTGAACCGCGAATACCGCCAGAAGGACTACGCCACCAACGTGTTGACCTTCGACTACACCCAAGAGCCCGTCACCGCCGACCTGGTGCTGTGCGCGCCCGTGATTGCCAAAGAAGCCAAAGAGCAAAAGAAAACGCTGGAAGCCCACTACGCCCACATGATCGTCCACGGCACCCTGCACGCGCAGGGCTGGGACCATGAACTGGACGAAGACGCCGAAGTGATGGAACTGCGCGAGAGTGAAATCATGGCGCGCTTGGGGTTCAAGAACCCCTACTGA
- the dtd gene encoding D-aminoacyl-tRNA deacylase codes for MMALVQRVRRAQVVVDGATVGKIDQGLLVLVCAEQGDTEAQGDKLLAKLLKLRIFSDADGKMNRSVQDLDGAGQHGGLLIVSQFTLAADTSGGNRPSFKAAAAPDEGRRLYDYFVAQARTVHPIVQTGIFAADMQVELVNDGPVTIPMRVASAV; via the coding sequence ATGATGGCTTTGGTACAGCGCGTTCGCCGCGCGCAGGTGGTGGTGGATGGTGCCACCGTGGGCAAGATCGACCAGGGCTTACTGGTGCTGGTATGCGCCGAGCAGGGCGATACCGAGGCCCAGGGCGACAAGCTGCTGGCCAAGCTGCTCAAGCTGCGCATCTTTAGCGATGCTGACGGCAAGATGAACCGCAGCGTGCAAGATTTGGATGGCGCGGGCCAGCACGGCGGCCTGCTCATCGTGAGCCAGTTCACCCTAGCCGCAGACACCTCCGGCGGTAACAGGCCTAGCTTCAAAGCGGCTGCCGCGCCCGATGAGGGGCGGCGTTTGTACGACTACTTTGTGGCCCAAGCCCGCACAGTGCACCCCATTGTGCAGACCGGAATCTTTGCGGCGGACATGCAGGTGGAGCTGGTCAATGACGGGCCGGTGACGATTCCGATGCGGGTGGCGTCTGCTGTCTAG
- a CDS encoding sensor histidine kinase produces the protein MFAHLQRLRLWLLAWAALSLLSGVYIARGELARQQDVFDTNARIVHRLLSQQVVQHDAILATLALQHGGNAADRPEQRLPALYGQIAAAAHRGANEAWPSPELANAEAESLRLKRAVLADVDLQKGTYQLVLAAQPDSYALTIALRNMVPWAEWPMKPDTSPVQVRLDLGAKTYTVQAGRPFATGDAGWTFEARKVLAAESQPFEVVSRLHVPWSALPWMYMLISAGAIALALLRGRMLVQQRTQQRREEERQRVGQRTRLNTLGELAAGMAHEINQPLTAILANTQAASRLLDDAEPDLTAARSAMQMAVQQARRASDVVGRLRRTVERPGSAVAVQSVDLHAACQHALYLLEPELQRSRCTPTLTVDGTPLEVQADPVALEQIIHNLLTNALQAMEQVPPQQRALQLVLSHTATHGVLRVQDTGPGMPPDALAKVFEPFFSTREGGLGLGLSLCESLAQGMSAHLSAANLPTQGAEFTLQMPLATPAP, from the coding sequence ATGTTTGCACACCTTCAACGCCTCCGATTGTGGCTGCTGGCCTGGGCCGCGTTGTCGCTGTTGAGCGGTGTGTACATCGCGCGCGGCGAGCTGGCGCGTCAGCAGGACGTGTTCGACACCAACGCCCGCATCGTGCACCGCTTGCTCAGCCAGCAGGTAGTGCAACACGATGCCATTCTGGCCACGCTGGCGCTGCAGCATGGCGGCAACGCGGCCGACCGGCCCGAGCAACGCCTGCCCGCGCTGTATGGCCAAATTGCGGCGGCCGCCCACAGGGGCGCGAATGAAGCCTGGCCCTCGCCCGAACTTGCCAACGCGGAGGCCGAGTCCCTCCGCCTCAAGCGCGCAGTGCTGGCCGATGTCGACCTGCAAAAAGGCACTTACCAGCTGGTGCTGGCCGCGCAGCCGGACAGCTATGCCCTCACCATTGCCCTGCGCAACATGGTGCCGTGGGCGGAATGGCCCATGAAGCCGGACACCAGCCCGGTGCAAGTGCGCCTGGACCTGGGCGCCAAGACCTACACGGTGCAAGCCGGTCGCCCCTTTGCCACGGGGGATGCGGGCTGGACCTTTGAAGCGCGCAAAGTACTAGCGGCGGAGAGCCAGCCATTTGAGGTGGTGTCCCGCCTGCATGTGCCGTGGTCGGCTCTGCCGTGGATGTATATGTTGATCAGCGCCGGCGCGATTGCACTGGCCTTGCTGCGCGGCCGGATGCTGGTACAGCAACGCACCCAGCAACGCCGCGAGGAAGAGCGCCAGCGCGTGGGCCAACGCACACGGCTCAACACTTTGGGCGAACTGGCAGCCGGTATGGCCCACGAAATCAACCAACCCCTCACCGCCATCCTGGCCAACACCCAGGCCGCCAGCCGTCTGCTGGATGATGCCGAGCCTGACCTGACCGCCGCCCGTAGCGCCATGCAGATGGCGGTGCAGCAAGCGCGCAGAGCGTCTGATGTGGTGGGGCGCCTGCGCCGCACAGTGGAGCGTCCGGGCAGCGCCGTAGCGGTGCAAAGCGTGGACCTGCACGCGGCCTGCCAGCACGCGCTTTACCTGCTGGAGCCCGAGCTGCAGCGCAGCCGCTGCACCCCCACCTTGACCGTGGACGGCACCCCATTGGAAGTGCAGGCAGACCCAGTGGCGCTGGAGCAAATCATCCATAACCTGCTGACCAACGCACTGCAAGCCATGGAGCAGGTGCCGCCACAGCAGCGAGCCCTGCAACTGGTGCTCAGCCACACCGCCACCCACGGTGTGCTGCGAGTGCAAGACACCGGGCCCGGCATGCCACCGGATGCCTTGGCCAAGGTGTTTGAGCCCTTCTTTTCCACGCGTGAGGGCGGCCTCGGTCTGGGCCTGAGCCTGTGCGAATCTTTGGCGCAGGGCATGAGCGCGCACTTGAGCGCTGCCAATCTGCCCACCCAAGGCGCCGAGTTCACCCTGCAGATGCCTCTCGCAACGCCCGCCCCATGA
- a CDS encoding response regulator transcription factor, translated as MTAPLSPLIHLIDDDEAVRSSLALLISTVGLRVQPWADPQTFLQSFDRESIGAIVLDVRMPGISGLTVLDTLKEQKVDQPVIMLTGHGTIDMCRRAFKSGAAEFLEKPVDDERLLEALQTAVRQHVQSRQRNQADRVTRQRYAQLSEREREVLGLIVSGLTNKEIGRALNVSPRTIETHRANLFAKLEIDALAKLVRQYAALVDEDTAA; from the coding sequence ATGACCGCGCCGCTTTCTCCCCTGATCCACCTGATCGACGATGACGAGGCCGTGCGCAGCAGCCTGGCTTTGCTGATCAGCACCGTGGGCTTGCGCGTGCAGCCGTGGGCCGACCCGCAGACGTTTTTACAGTCCTTTGACCGGGAAAGCATAGGCGCCATCGTGCTCGATGTGCGCATGCCCGGCATCAGCGGGCTGACGGTGCTGGACACGCTGAAAGAACAAAAGGTGGACCAACCCGTCATCATGCTCACCGGGCACGGCACCATCGACATGTGCCGCCGGGCCTTCAAGTCCGGAGCCGCCGAGTTTCTGGAGAAGCCGGTGGACGACGAGCGCCTGCTTGAAGCGCTGCAAACCGCGGTGCGCCAGCATGTGCAGTCCCGCCAACGCAACCAGGCCGACCGCGTCACGCGCCAGCGCTATGCGCAACTGTCCGAGCGCGAGCGCGAGGTGCTGGGCCTGATCGTGTCCGGGCTGACCAACAAGGAAATCGGCCGCGCACTCAACGTGTCGCCCCGCACCATAGAAACCCACCGCGCCAACCTGTTCGCCAAGCTGGAGATTGACGCGCTGGCCAAGCTGGTGCGCCAGTACGCCGCACTGGTGGACGAAGACACCGCCGCTTAA
- a CDS encoding GlcG/HbpS family heme-binding protein yields the protein MRTSHLLALILSTVAGAASAQAVRTERNMSLELANQIATATVAACSANGYAVTATVVDRAGSVRAVQRADNAGPHTLAASQEKAFTSASAKNTTLAMMEGAQKNPAAANLVYIPGFLLVGGGVPVKVGNEVIGAVGVGGAPGGHLDEQCAMTALDKVKDSLK from the coding sequence ATGCGTACTTCCCACCTCCTCGCTTTGATTCTTTCCACCGTTGCTGGCGCAGCCAGTGCGCAAGCCGTGCGCACCGAGCGCAACATGTCGCTGGAACTGGCCAACCAGATTGCCACCGCTACCGTGGCCGCCTGCTCCGCCAACGGCTATGCCGTGACCGCCACCGTGGTGGACCGCGCCGGCAGCGTGCGCGCTGTGCAACGTGCGGACAACGCCGGCCCCCACACTCTGGCCGCCAGCCAGGAAAAAGCCTTTACCTCGGCGTCCGCCAAAAACACCACCCTGGCCATGATGGAAGGCGCCCAAAAGAACCCGGCCGCGGCCAACTTGGTATACATCCCCGGTTTCTTGCTGGTGGGTGGCGGTGTGCCGGTCAAGGTGGGCAACGAAGTCATCGGTGCGGTCGGTGTAGGCGGCGCACCCGGCGGCCACCTGGATGAGCAATGCGCCATGACCGCGCTGGACAAAGTGAAGGATTCTTTGAAGTAA